In Microbulbifer celer, a single window of DNA contains:
- a CDS encoding tyrosine-type recombinase/integrase: protein MATPKPVPLFPAYVELKNLRFSDYPDLQAFMDSGASWWMDHWRWGQEFLNYTGRNKSEHTFTRFRNETERFLLWLFLVKSKPMDQLRKADILEYADFCWQPPVTWISLVNCDKFQFNNGYFVFNKAWAPFKLKLPKNSQSDDTVADKKKYRPSQQTLTATFTGIIAFYKYLMNEEYLYGNPAQIAKSDCRHFIRDAQVKEIRRLTDAQWQYVFNVAQDMADEDPVYERTLFIICALKTLFLRISELSERKNWTPIMSHFWQDSDGNWWLKVFGKGRKLRDTTVPPSFIPYLKRYRAYRGLSPLPSVGENHPIVEKVRGQGGMTSRQLTRIVQQVFDRAYDAMRSAEGEDSARKLKEASTHWLRHTGASMEVERGRALKDLSEDLGHSSMATTDTVYVQTENRVRARSGKDREVN, encoded by the coding sequence ATGGCAACTCCCAAACCCGTTCCATTATTTCCGGCTTATGTTGAGCTGAAAAATCTCCGCTTTAGCGACTATCCCGATCTGCAGGCATTTATGGATTCCGGTGCATCCTGGTGGATGGATCACTGGCGCTGGGGTCAGGAGTTTCTGAATTACACCGGCCGAAACAAGTCTGAACATACCTTTACGCGGTTCCGTAACGAAACCGAGCGCTTTCTGCTGTGGTTATTCCTGGTCAAATCCAAGCCCATGGATCAGCTGCGCAAGGCAGACATCCTCGAGTACGCGGATTTCTGCTGGCAGCCGCCGGTGACCTGGATCTCACTGGTGAACTGCGACAAATTTCAGTTCAACAACGGTTACTTTGTGTTCAATAAGGCCTGGGCCCCATTCAAGCTGAAATTGCCCAAAAACAGCCAGTCTGACGATACCGTTGCGGACAAAAAGAAGTATCGGCCCTCGCAACAGACGCTCACGGCGACATTTACCGGCATTATCGCTTTCTACAAGTACCTGATGAATGAGGAGTATCTGTACGGGAATCCGGCGCAGATTGCCAAATCGGATTGCCGGCACTTCATCAGGGATGCCCAGGTGAAGGAAATCCGCCGCCTGACAGACGCCCAGTGGCAATATGTGTTCAATGTTGCCCAGGATATGGCGGATGAAGACCCGGTTTATGAACGCACATTGTTCATTATTTGCGCGTTGAAAACGCTGTTTTTGCGGATCTCCGAGCTCTCCGAGCGTAAAAACTGGACGCCGATCATGAGCCACTTCTGGCAGGATTCCGACGGCAACTGGTGGCTGAAGGTCTTTGGTAAAGGACGAAAATTACGGGATACCACGGTCCCCCCGAGCTTTATTCCGTATCTCAAGCGCTACCGGGCGTATCGGGGGCTGAGTCCGCTGCCTTCTGTGGGTGAGAACCACCCTATTGTCGAGAAAGTTCGTGGCCAGGGCGGCATGACATCCCGACAGCTTACCCGCATTGTGCAGCAGGTTTTTGACCGGGCCTACGACGCCATGCGCTCCGCCGAAGGGGAAGACAGTGCGCGCAAGCTGAAGGAAGCTTCCACCCATTGGCTCAGACACACTGGCGCCAGTATGGAAGTGGAACGTGGTCGCGCGCTGAAAGATCTCTCCGAGGATCTGGGCCATTCGAGTATGGCGACGACAGATACGGTCTATGTGCAGACAGAGAACCGGGTGCGTGCTCGGAGCGGTAAAGATCGCGAGGTAAATTAG
- the egtB gene encoding ergothioneine biosynthesis protein EgtB, translated as MNLITQAGSEVTDTPADAASAEVSPVDASSTYIDLPLDERVSLLNAYQHIRAETEKLTDPLSAEDMQLQSMPDASPTKWHLAHTSWFFETFILQRYQPGYRLFDAEFHHLFNSYYNSLGQPFSRPQRGLLSRPDIDQVYDYRRHVDRAIEQLLTEGDCPAEIAALITLGGNHEQQHQELLLTDIQHAFSCNPLLPAYSDTQNDGEPLSETTALNWLRVPEDTYTVGGDGTAFQYGTDFQYDNEGPPHQQYLRECRVASRLITNREFLEFIQEGGYQEPRLWLSDGWAWVRSNNIHAPLYWQQREGEWYQFTLSGLHPLELDAPVSHVNFYEADAFASWAGMRLPTEFEWEVAAWLHRQPDTLADANMLEKRLYQATAECSGKPQFLGNLWEWTGSAYLPYPGFRASADAVGEYNGKFMCNQMVLRGGSCVTPASHIRISYRNFFYPHQAWQFTGIRLAGDPD; from the coding sequence ATGAATCTGATTACGCAGGCTGGATCAGAGGTTACAGATACCCCGGCGGACGCCGCGTCTGCAGAAGTTTCCCCTGTAGACGCCTCCTCTACCTATATTGATCTGCCCCTCGATGAGCGCGTTTCACTGCTAAACGCCTATCAGCATATCCGCGCTGAGACCGAGAAGCTGACAGATCCTCTCAGTGCAGAAGACATGCAGCTGCAGTCCATGCCGGACGCCAGCCCCACCAAATGGCATCTGGCGCATACCAGCTGGTTCTTCGAGACATTTATCCTGCAGCGCTACCAGCCGGGCTATCGACTTTTCGATGCCGAGTTCCACCATCTCTTCAACTCCTACTACAACTCACTCGGCCAGCCTTTCTCCCGCCCCCAGCGCGGTCTGCTTTCCCGCCCGGATATCGACCAGGTCTACGACTATCGGCGACACGTAGACCGCGCCATCGAGCAATTACTGACGGAGGGCGATTGCCCCGCGGAGATTGCAGCACTGATAACACTGGGCGGCAATCACGAACAACAGCATCAAGAACTGCTGCTTACTGACATTCAGCACGCGTTTTCGTGCAACCCGCTATTGCCCGCTTACAGCGATACACAAAATGACGGGGAGCCGCTATCTGAAACGACCGCGCTGAACTGGCTACGCGTCCCCGAAGACACTTATACCGTGGGTGGTGATGGCACGGCTTTTCAGTACGGCACAGATTTTCAGTACGACAATGAAGGACCTCCACATCAGCAATATCTCAGGGAGTGCCGAGTCGCATCCCGCCTGATTACCAATCGTGAGTTCCTGGAATTCATACAAGAAGGAGGCTATCAGGAACCGCGGCTGTGGCTATCCGATGGCTGGGCGTGGGTTCGCTCAAACAATATTCACGCCCCCTTGTACTGGCAGCAGCGGGAAGGGGAGTGGTACCAGTTTACCCTGTCAGGACTACACCCCCTCGAACTGGACGCCCCGGTATCTCACGTAAACTTCTACGAAGCTGACGCCTTCGCCAGCTGGGCAGGCATGCGCCTGCCGACGGAATTTGAATGGGAGGTGGCAGCCTGGCTCCACCGCCAGCCAGACACACTTGCAGATGCCAATATGCTGGAGAAGCGTCTCTATCAAGCCACGGCAGAGTGCTCCGGTAAACCCCAGTTTCTCGGCAATCTATGGGAATGGACGGGCAGCGCCTATCTTCCTTATCCGGGGTTTCGTGCCAGTGCTGATGCCGTAGGCGAATACAACGGCAAGTTCATGTGTAATCAGATGGTGCTGCGAGGCGGCTCCTGTGTAACGCCCGCCAGTCATATCCGTATCAGCTACCGAAACTTTTTCTACCCGCATCAGGCCTGGCAATTTACCGGCATTCGACTGGCAGGAGATCCAGATTGA
- a CDS encoding penicillin acylase family protein, which translates to MTSKSFSTRRLPRLLLVVFVLFVLAALAVWVWLRQSLPVLEGSLETGHLNVPVSIQRDAQGVAFIESDDRNSNAFALGFLHAQERFFQMDLLRRNSAGELSGLVGKAALDHDKKIRSHQFRKRAQRNIAAMPAEHRVLLQRYADGVNYGLSQLGANPWEYALLRQEPAPWTPADSLLSIFSMYLTLQSPEGKFELSDTALAELLPQDLYAFFAPKGGIWDAPMMGEARGALALPETHIAKLVEDEIENNRPLAYSNMESEDMIFGSNNWAVGGALTEHGGAIIADDMHLSITVPNIWFRAGWNVPGTDHEMRGATLPGGPIIVAGSNGSVAWGFTNTTADWGDLIPLELSEDGQQYRTPDGWKAFDIEREEIAIKGSEPFTLEVKKTIWGPVVTKNHTGTPLAYRWVAHDERGANLNLIRLETVDSVSEAMELAPLMGIPHQNFVLGDVDGNIGWTVAGAIPRRVGLDGSRSVSWADGSAYWDGYLTADEQPRIYNPPSHRIWTANSRVVDGEYLRVMGDGGYALGARQQQIRDDLFARDHFDEQALLDIQLDDRAVFLQRWQQQLSDLLEGKDGYEAVREQVINWGGRASADSVGYRIVRNFRLKFIDLSTAPVLTYMQRHDEDFSFGRVNRQVEYPAWEMLSREPAHLLNPEFESWEALKLAALDQVLEKMAESGEALEDQTWGAQNTAKIQHPLGRAASAVNWFTAMPADPLPGDSHMPRFQSATKGASERMVVSPGREDHGIFHMATGQSAHPLSPFFGNGHEDWVEGNPSPLKEKDPRYVLTLQ; encoded by the coding sequence ATGACCTCAAAAAGCTTTTCTACCCGTCGACTGCCGCGACTTCTTTTAGTCGTTTTTGTCCTTTTCGTCCTGGCCGCACTGGCCGTATGGGTCTGGTTGCGTCAAAGCCTGCCTGTTCTTGAGGGCTCTCTGGAAACCGGCCACCTGAATGTCCCGGTCAGTATCCAGCGGGATGCGCAGGGAGTGGCTTTCATCGAATCGGATGACCGTAACAGCAACGCTTTCGCCCTGGGCTTCCTGCATGCCCAGGAGCGCTTCTTTCAAATGGATCTGCTGAGACGTAACTCTGCGGGCGAGCTGTCCGGCCTGGTTGGCAAAGCCGCACTGGATCACGACAAGAAAATCCGTTCTCATCAGTTCCGCAAGCGCGCGCAGCGCAATATTGCGGCAATGCCGGCAGAACACCGGGTACTTCTACAGCGTTACGCGGATGGGGTGAACTACGGGCTCTCGCAATTGGGGGCAAACCCATGGGAATACGCCCTGCTCCGCCAGGAACCGGCTCCGTGGACACCGGCAGACAGCCTGCTGTCCATTTTCAGTATGTACCTGACGCTGCAGAGCCCCGAGGGCAAGTTTGAACTGAGCGATACCGCGCTGGCTGAATTGCTGCCACAGGATCTCTACGCCTTCTTCGCGCCCAAAGGCGGTATCTGGGATGCACCGATGATGGGAGAAGCCCGCGGTGCACTGGCCTTGCCTGAGACTCATATCGCGAAACTGGTGGAGGATGAAATAGAAAATAACCGTCCCCTGGCCTACAGCAATATGGAAAGCGAAGACATGATCTTCGGCAGTAACAACTGGGCCGTTGGCGGTGCGCTCACCGAACACGGTGGTGCCATTATTGCTGACGATATGCACCTGAGCATCACTGTGCCCAATATCTGGTTCCGCGCGGGATGGAATGTGCCCGGCACCGATCACGAAATGCGCGGTGCCACCCTGCCCGGCGGCCCGATCATTGTCGCGGGCAGTAACGGCAGCGTGGCCTGGGGCTTTACCAACACCACCGCAGACTGGGGTGACCTGATTCCGCTGGAACTGTCGGAAGACGGCCAGCAGTACCGTACCCCGGACGGCTGGAAAGCTTTTGATATCGAGCGCGAAGAGATCGCAATCAAAGGATCCGAGCCTTTCACTCTCGAAGTTAAAAAGACCATCTGGGGTCCGGTGGTGACCAAAAACCATACAGGTACGCCGCTGGCCTACCGCTGGGTAGCACACGACGAGCGCGGCGCGAACCTGAACCTGATCCGGCTTGAAACGGTCGATTCCGTTTCGGAGGCGATGGAACTGGCACCGTTGATGGGGATTCCCCACCAGAACTTTGTGTTGGGCGATGTGGATGGGAATATCGGCTGGACCGTAGCCGGTGCTATTCCGCGTCGAGTGGGGCTCGATGGCAGCCGCTCGGTGAGCTGGGCGGACGGATCCGCGTATTGGGATGGCTATTTGACCGCGGATGAGCAGCCCAGAATCTACAATCCGCCTTCCCACCGGATCTGGACCGCCAACTCGCGTGTAGTCGACGGTGAATACCTCCGGGTGATGGGCGACGGTGGCTATGCACTGGGCGCCCGTCAGCAGCAGATTCGCGACGACCTTTTTGCCCGCGATCATTTTGATGAGCAGGCTCTGCTGGATATCCAGCTGGATGATCGCGCGGTATTTCTCCAGCGCTGGCAGCAGCAGCTGTCTGATTTACTGGAAGGTAAGGACGGCTATGAAGCCGTGCGCGAGCAAGTGATCAACTGGGGTGGCCGCGCCAGTGCCGATTCTGTCGGTTATCGGATTGTGCGGAACTTCCGTCTCAAATTCATCGACCTGTCTACGGCACCGGTGCTGACCTATATGCAGCGTCACGACGAAGATTTCTCCTTCGGCCGCGTCAATCGCCAGGTGGAATACCCGGCCTGGGAAATGCTCTCCCGGGAGCCCGCACACCTGTTGAACCCGGAGTTCGAGTCCTGGGAAGCCCTCAAGCTGGCGGCGCTGGATCAGGTACTGGAGAAGATGGCGGAATCAGGCGAGGCACTGGAAGACCAGACCTGGGGTGCCCAGAACACCGCAAAAATCCAGCATCCGCTGGGGCGTGCAGCATCCGCGGTGAACTGGTTTACCGCGATGCCGGCAGATCCGCTGCCCGGTGATTCGCATATGCCGCGATTCCAGTCCGCCACCAAGGGCGCATCGGAGCGCATGGTTGTGTCTCCCGGTCGCGAGGACCACGGCATTTTCCACATGGCCACCGGCCAGAGCGCGCATCCGCTGTCTCCGTTTTTCGGCAATGGCCATGAAGACTGGGTGGAAGGCAATCCGTCACCGTTGAAGGAAAAAGACCCGCGCTACGTGCTGACACTGCAATGA
- a CDS encoding DUF411 domain-containing protein has product MLVACLFVPQVLADSPATQPAMVVYKSPFCLCCKEWIKHLEQSGFTVASENGLDTAEIKQQKGVPQGMQGCHTGVWKGEYVFEGHVPARLIRKFLANPPKKGIGLAVPGMPEGSPGMYRGKDFKPYNVFLIMRDGEYRLYETVNAPEKS; this is encoded by the coding sequence ATGCTGGTTGCTTGCCTGTTTGTACCGCAGGTTCTGGCTGACAGCCCGGCAACACAGCCTGCAATGGTGGTTTACAAGTCACCGTTTTGTCTGTGCTGTAAGGAATGGATCAAACATCTGGAGCAAAGTGGCTTTACCGTTGCCAGTGAAAATGGTCTGGATACAGCCGAGATCAAGCAGCAGAAAGGGGTTCCCCAGGGGATGCAGGGGTGCCATACCGGGGTATGGAAGGGCGAATACGTCTTTGAAGGCCATGTACCCGCGCGCTTGATTCGCAAGTTCCTCGCCAACCCACCGAAAAAGGGCATCGGCCTCGCCGTACCGGGGATGCCGGAGGGAAGCCCTGGCATGTACAGAGGAAAAGACTTCAAGCCCTACAACGTATTTCTGATCATGCGTGATGGGGAATATCGCTTGTACGAAACCGTCAACGCCCCAGAGAAAAGTTGA
- a CDS encoding hydrolase, with translation MSRKPTSSKYSPSTPASASGGHHFTPAIGLGNCHLQTIFPRYHRPRPWIPTQCQWLDTPDGDRIALHTPAPLKNDPASPIVLVLHGLEGSVESPYMQGIMQALLAEKLQVAVMHFRGCGGIPNLLPRAYHSGETEDPRWLAQHFKAKLPETPLIAVGYSLGGNVLLKWLGEDGDDSPLSAAVSVSAPLDLHASSRRMNQGFSRVYQRHLLKSLQQSLVSKARNAELASQMPPLDQPRFFSNFRHFDNYFTAPLHGFDGVDDYYTRASSKPYLKHIRRPTLIIHAEDDPFVCPSAIPETSEISSSVMLEISKQGGHVGFIAGSLWRPEYWLERRIPEFLQETGLTCSQ, from the coding sequence ATGTCCAGAAAGCCCACATCCAGCAAGTATAGCCCCAGCACCCCCGCCAGTGCCTCTGGTGGTCACCACTTCACCCCGGCGATCGGTCTCGGAAATTGTCATTTACAGACGATATTCCCCCGCTACCATCGCCCGCGTCCCTGGATACCTACGCAATGCCAGTGGCTGGACACACCCGACGGAGACCGGATTGCCCTGCATACGCCGGCACCGCTGAAGAACGACCCAGCTTCTCCCATTGTATTGGTTCTGCACGGTCTCGAAGGCTCGGTAGAGTCACCCTATATGCAGGGGATTATGCAGGCACTGCTTGCCGAAAAGCTCCAGGTGGCCGTGATGCATTTCCGCGGTTGTGGCGGTATTCCAAACCTTCTTCCACGGGCCTATCACAGTGGTGAAACGGAAGATCCACGCTGGCTGGCACAGCATTTCAAAGCAAAGCTTCCCGAAACACCATTGATTGCCGTGGGCTACTCACTGGGTGGCAACGTGTTACTGAAATGGCTGGGGGAAGATGGTGACGATAGCCCGCTAAGTGCCGCCGTCTCCGTGTCCGCGCCACTCGACCTGCATGCCTCCAGCAGGCGAATGAACCAGGGATTCTCCCGCGTCTATCAGCGTCACCTGCTTAAAAGCCTGCAGCAGAGCCTGGTCAGTAAAGCCCGCAACGCCGAACTGGCGAGCCAGATGCCTCCGCTCGACCAACCCCGTTTTTTCAGTAACTTTCGACACTTCGATAATTATTTCACCGCGCCGCTGCATGGGTTTGATGGCGTGGATGACTATTACACCCGCGCCTCCAGCAAACCATACCTGAAGCATATCCGACGGCCGACACTGATCATTCACGCCGAGGATGATCCGTTTGTCTGTCCCAGCGCGATTCCCGAAACCAGTGAAATCAGCTCGAGCGTAATGCTCGAAATCAGCAAGCAGGGCGGCCATGTCGGGTTTATTGCCGGTAGCCTGTGGCGGCCGGAGTACTGGCTGGAGCGTCGGATACCGGAATTTTTACAGGAAACAGGGCTCACCTGCAGTCAATAA
- the egtD gene encoding L-histidine N(alpha)-methyltransferase gives MNIALQTPPVSAKENPSSVGPEEGTPPNEFTKDVIAGLTAPQKTLPCKYLYDEAGSRIFEQICELEDYYLTRTEAEIFSSHLPDIAKELGTGVTLIEPGAGNCEKAEPLLAIMESPEAYIPIDISPEILLGARARFEASQPELLVRPVIGDFTQMDRWGDEEPGNRQVVFFPGSTIGNFTHQQAQNLLQHFAAQMAPGDGLLLGVDLVKDSVVLERAYHDDRHVTEAFNKNLLRRINRELGADFDLDAFSHRAFYHPLRQRVEMHLVSLKDQQVRVADLSIPFLEGESIHTENSHKYTLESLASLLNKAGFQQKHYWTDTNNHYVICYAEIF, from the coding sequence TTGAATATTGCACTGCAGACACCTCCCGTATCAGCGAAAGAAAACCCTTCCTCTGTTGGACCAGAAGAGGGGACTCCACCAAATGAGTTCACAAAGGATGTCATCGCCGGGCTTACGGCTCCGCAAAAAACATTGCCGTGCAAGTATCTCTATGATGAAGCCGGTTCTAGAATTTTCGAGCAGATCTGTGAACTGGAAGATTACTACCTGACCCGCACTGAAGCAGAGATTTTTTCCAGCCATCTTCCGGATATAGCCAAAGAGCTGGGCACGGGTGTCACGCTGATCGAACCGGGTGCCGGCAATTGCGAAAAGGCTGAACCGCTACTGGCAATAATGGAGTCCCCGGAGGCCTATATCCCCATCGATATATCACCGGAAATATTGCTCGGTGCACGGGCCCGATTTGAAGCTTCCCAGCCGGAGCTTCTGGTGAGGCCCGTTATTGGTGACTTCACACAGATGGATCGGTGGGGCGACGAGGAACCCGGCAATCGACAAGTGGTGTTCTTTCCGGGCTCTACCATCGGCAACTTTACCCATCAGCAGGCGCAGAACCTGCTCCAACATTTCGCCGCGCAAATGGCCCCGGGAGATGGTCTTTTACTGGGCGTCGACCTTGTAAAAGATTCGGTCGTTCTGGAGCGCGCCTATCACGATGATCGCCATGTTACCGAAGCATTCAATAAAAACCTGTTACGCCGAATCAACCGTGAACTGGGCGCAGACTTTGATCTGGATGCTTTCTCCCATAGGGCCTTCTATCACCCGTTGCGCCAGCGTGTAGAGATGCACCTGGTCAGCCTCAAAGACCAGCAAGTACGGGTTGCCGACCTGTCCATTCCATTTCTGGAAGGCGAGTCCATCCACACAGAAAACAGCCATAAGTACACACTGGAGTCTCTCGCCTCCCTGCTGAATAAGGCAGGCTTCCAACAAAAACACTATTGGACGGATACCAACAATCACTATGTCATTTGTTACGCAGAAATTTTTTAA
- a CDS encoding TonB-dependent receptor: protein MMHNADQSVKNRPFNLSALSGAIAVATALSSTVYAAEIEEVVVTAQKRAENLQDVPIAISAFTGDSMKAMGVKNLTDLGKFTPGVEMNNDTPLQPTYSIRGIETGDFTVGSDPAVAVYVDGVYTGRGAGAEIPLADIERVEVLKGPQGTLFGRNATGGAIHIISQKPQADDTTELNLTAGNYGRMSTDLLLNRQLSDNVYGRFTASTNRRDSFADNLAGGFTAGNQDTQTYRASLLWEPTAATEVLWRADYGIMDQGSALRTSIVPSLQAEAGGTDVFGDYALDTPTIEDRDSWGTSLSVTHDFDDFTFTSITAYRGFDAHLQQDEDGTANPDYMFGSANFDDQTQFSQEFRLNGFTDTLKWTLGASYSREELEHVTDAYFTAGSLESFAVYEGVKAELDGMGLSTTQLEEAAYAQRQQMIAAGMEGAAVSTFIYDLMVQSGQADALLQQLGAEGVTADMLHREQMIGQLMAGITPWVMADTPWTESVTNTGDYRSAAIYGDATWSLTDKLDLTVGARYTADEKDFTIESMYQNTLPIALAGGPVYLVDADGNPLTTITLPSGQIAEIPFGMAFNNNGIANLDQKLDDSWSDLSGRIVLDYRWNDDVMTFVSLADGFKAGGFNSFSAAPGIDPSFDQESVTNLEIGMKSSLFDNRVRLNASVFAYEYDNLQQLDLVGAPIPNYYLRNADAEGQGAEIEVQWAATDNLFIAGNYSLLDTEYTRYQIIESIGETEEEHSRVGQPRVGTPENKFNIMAEYTWALAEGGDVTLRGDYNWTDERVGSISDPARVIPDYQLMNLRAGWNSASDRYSAALWVQNVTDEEIAGGYGGTGAAIGASPAWRFMPRTYGADFTVRF from the coding sequence ATGATGCACAACGCCGATCAGTCCGTTAAAAACCGACCCTTCAACCTCTCTGCGCTTTCCGGCGCTATCGCTGTAGCTACCGCCCTGAGTAGCACGGTATACGCCGCAGAAATCGAGGAAGTCGTAGTAACCGCTCAGAAACGTGCGGAGAACCTGCAAGACGTACCTATTGCCATCTCTGCCTTCACCGGCGACAGCATGAAGGCGATGGGGGTCAAGAACCTTACCGACCTGGGTAAATTTACCCCGGGCGTTGAGATGAACAACGACACGCCGCTGCAGCCCACCTACAGTATCCGGGGTATCGAAACCGGTGACTTCACCGTAGGTTCCGACCCCGCAGTAGCCGTATATGTAGACGGCGTTTACACCGGCCGTGGCGCAGGCGCGGAAATTCCGCTGGCGGACATCGAACGTGTCGAGGTACTGAAAGGCCCCCAGGGCACACTGTTCGGTCGTAACGCCACCGGCGGGGCGATCCATATCATCAGTCAGAAACCACAAGCTGACGACACCACAGAACTGAACCTGACCGCCGGTAATTACGGTCGCATGTCTACCGACCTGCTACTGAATCGCCAACTGAGCGACAATGTTTACGGTCGCTTTACTGCATCCACCAACCGCCGCGATTCCTTTGCCGACAACCTCGCCGGCGGCTTTACCGCAGGCAACCAGGATACCCAGACCTATCGCGCATCCCTGCTGTGGGAACCGACTGCAGCCACCGAAGTATTGTGGCGCGCCGACTACGGCATCATGGATCAGGGCAGTGCACTGCGTACCTCCATCGTTCCGTCCCTGCAGGCGGAAGCTGGCGGCACTGACGTGTTTGGTGACTACGCGCTGGACACGCCAACCATTGAAGACCGGGATTCCTGGGGCACCTCCCTCAGTGTCACCCACGATTTCGACGACTTCACCTTCACCTCCATCACCGCGTACCGTGGCTTTGATGCTCACCTGCAGCAGGACGAAGATGGCACCGCCAACCCGGACTACATGTTCGGCTCCGCGAACTTCGACGACCAGACCCAATTCTCTCAGGAATTCCGCCTGAACGGATTCACTGACACCCTGAAGTGGACCCTGGGTGCTTCCTACTCCCGCGAAGAGCTGGAGCACGTTACCGATGCATACTTCACCGCCGGTTCTCTGGAATCTTTTGCGGTATATGAAGGTGTAAAAGCAGAGCTTGATGGCATGGGGCTGAGCACAACCCAGCTCGAAGAAGCCGCTTATGCTCAGCGCCAGCAGATGATTGCTGCGGGCATGGAAGGTGCTGCGGTATCTACCTTCATCTATGACCTGATGGTGCAATCTGGTCAGGCTGATGCACTGCTTCAGCAACTGGGAGCCGAAGGCGTTACCGCCGATATGCTCCATCGCGAGCAAATGATCGGTCAGCTGATGGCGGGGATCACGCCTTGGGTGATGGCAGACACCCCCTGGACCGAATCCGTTACCAATACCGGTGACTACCGCTCTGCCGCCATCTACGGTGATGCGACCTGGAGCCTTACCGATAAGTTGGATCTGACCGTCGGCGCACGATATACCGCCGATGAAAAAGATTTCACTATCGAAAGCATGTACCAGAATACGCTACCAATCGCGCTTGCAGGCGGTCCGGTGTATCTGGTTGATGCGGATGGTAACCCCTTAACTACTATCACGCTGCCTTCCGGCCAAATTGCCGAGATTCCTTTCGGCATGGCGTTCAACAACAACGGTATTGCCAATCTGGACCAGAAGCTGGACGACAGCTGGAGCGACCTCTCAGGCCGAATCGTACTGGATTACCGCTGGAACGATGACGTGATGACCTTCGTCTCTCTCGCTGACGGCTTCAAGGCGGGTGGTTTCAACAGCTTCAGTGCGGCACCGGGTATTGATCCGTCCTTCGATCAGGAGAGCGTGACCAACCTCGAAATCGGTATGAAGAGCAGCCTGTTCGACAACCGTGTGCGCCTGAACGCGTCGGTATTCGCCTACGAGTACGACAACCTGCAACAGCTGGACCTGGTCGGTGCTCCCATCCCGAACTACTACCTGCGCAACGCCGATGCCGAAGGGCAGGGCGCTGAGATCGAAGTGCAGTGGGCGGCAACCGACAACCTGTTTATTGCCGGTAACTACTCCCTGCTGGATACCGAGTACACTCGCTACCAGATCATCGAATCCATCGGTGAGACGGAAGAGGAACACTCCCGGGTAGGTCAGCCACGCGTCGGCACTCCGGAGAACAAGTTCAACATCATGGCCGAGTACACCTGGGCTCTGGCTGAAGGTGGTGACGTAACTCTGCGCGGCGACTACAACTGGACCGACGAGCGTGTTGGTTCCATCAGTGATCCGGCCCGCGTCATTCCGGATTATCAGCTGATGAACCTGCGTGCCGGCTGGAACAGCGCTTCCGACCGTTACTCTGCGGCCCTGTGGGTGCAGAATGTAACCGACGAAGAAATCGCCGGTGGTTACGGCGGTACCGGTGCCGCCATCGGTGCCAGCCCCGCATGGCGCTTTATGCCCCGCACCTATGGAGCAGACTTTACCGTTCGCTTCTGA